Within the Candidatus Effluviviaceae Genus I sp. genome, the region CCGCTGCGCTTCCTCGGCTCGTGGGAGTCGTACGGCCTCAACTTCTACTCGCCGGGGCTCGCGAGCTGGAGCCGGCAGGACATGAACGACCACACCCGGTACTACCTCGAGGCGCACTACCGCGTCCCGACGAAGGCCATCAACCTCAAGGGTTGGACGTGGCGCGCCGAGCCCTCGCACCCCGAGCTCACGGACAAGCGCGAGCAGCGGGAGTGGGGGACCGAGGCGTACGTCGAGTTCGTCCACGGGTTCACGGGGAAGGCCGAGTACAAGGTCTACGAGAACAAGGACGGCGTCTGGCCGAACCTCCTCTGCGAGGTGACCGGCGAGAATCGCCTCGTGAAGCTCAGGACGCAGTTCCGCATCCGCGACATCGACAGCGACTACGAGCTCACCGCGTACGCGTTCGAGGCCAATGTGAACCTGTCGGACGCGTGGAAGTTCTACGCGCGCGTGATGAACGTGGACGAGAAGACCGAATCCAGGCAGACCGCGTTCGCGCAGCTCCGCTACCTGGGCTGGCAGGGCGCGGAGTTCTTCGTCGAGTTCGGCAACCCGGACCAGAGCAACGACATGGTCAACGACGGCGACTTCGTCAGCCACGACTCGGGCGCGACGACGGACAAGGTGTTCAAGGCGTTCGTGAGGATCTACTACTAGGGCCTCTCACGCGGAGACGAGCATGACGGGACGCACACTGCCGCCGCTTCTGGCCGCCGCGCTCCTGCTGGCGGCGCAGGCCTCGCCCGCCGCGGTGAACGCGGTCGAGGGCGGGATCGAGTTCAGCTACGCCGACCCCTACGCGGCGAGCGTGAGCCTGGCGGGCATCTTCAACAACTGGAGCACCAACGCGACGCCGCTCTCGCTGGGCGGGGACGGCGTGTGGCGGGTGGTGGTGCCGCTCGGGGCCGGGAAGCACGAGTACAAGTTCGTCGTGAACGGGACGCAGTGGGTCGCGGACCCGGACAACCCGAGGGTGGTGGGGGCGTACGGCAACTCGGAGGTCGAGGTGACCGCCGACGGCGGCGTGAGCGCGGCAGGCGCCGCCTCGGCCATCTCGAACACGCCGCTCTCGGCGCGCGTGAACCTCAGCGGCTGGTACCGCGGCAGCTACGACACGCAGTCGGACACCCCGAGCGATCCGCGGTGGCGGCTCGACCGGCCGGCGCACGAGCTCTATCTCAAGGTGATCCCGACGGTCACCCCGCAGGTGAAGGGCGAGGCGACGCTCCGGTTCGACACGGCCGTGGGCGACATCAAGAAGGTCTCGGCCGACTTCTACAGCGGCCACGCGACGCTCGAGGGCGGGCCGTTCACGGTCGTCGGGTTCTACAACGAGGAGCGGGTGCAGTTCGACGATCCGCTCGAGCTGGTCGGGCACATCAACCTGCCGGGGACCATCGCCGAGGAGCACATCCCCTTCGGCCGCGGAGCGCAGGGCGTCACCGTCACGGCCGACGTCGGCCCGACCGCGCTCACCGCCGTCTACGCCAACCGCTACGACTACGACGTCTGGAACAAGCCCACGATCTTCGACAACACCGACACCGACCTCCTCGCCGCGCGCCTGACGAGCCGGCCGCTTGGGGCCTTCAGGCTCGGCGCGACATACGCGTCGCACCGCGACGGCTGGTGGATGAGCTGGCAGGGAGGCAACGAGGACCCGTTCCTCGACGCGTACATCGACTCGACCGGATCGGCGAGCGACTGGTTCGAGTACGCGCGGACCGAGCAGTGGATCGCCGGCGACGCGAGCTGGAAGGGCATGTCCGACATGCTCGAGCTCGCCGCCGCGTACGGCCGCTACAGCTACGCAGGCCGCTGGGACATGGGCAACAGGGAGAGCGTCCAGGGCGACGACCTCGGCAACGGCGCGATCGACGTGCCCACGGGCGACATGAAGGGCTCGTACCTGAAGGGCATCGCGTCGGCGAACCTCGCGGAGCTCGTGCGCGCGCGGCTCTCGGTGGAGCGGCAGGCCGTGGACGGCATGAAGGCCGGCGAGGAGTACATCGCCTACGGCGCGCCGGCGTGGGCGGGAAGCCCGGTCCGCCAGCTCACCGAGGTGCGGTACGCGGGGTCGCCGCTCGTCGTGGGCGTGTACGGGCCCGCGCCGGAGCGCGACGACACGTTCGTCGAGACCGACGTCAACGTGACGCTCGGCATCTTCGGGCTCGGCCTCGAGTTCGACCGGAGCTCGTACGCGTGGGAGTATCCCGAGAGTCTTGCGACCATCGGCGGCCGCGGCTGGGAGGGGACGGCGAACAGGTTCGCGCTCCTGGGGCGCGCCGACGTCATGGCCGACGATCTCTGGTTCGAGCTCGCGTACCAGTCGCTCACGCACGACTTCGACGACGGGCTGTGGATGCCGTACGACACGGGCGAGCTCATCGGGCGCGCGGGCTTCACCTTCCGCCCCGACTGGAGCGTCGTGACGGATCTCCGGCGCGTGACCTACAGGGACGTGCCGTCCGGCGAGGGGACCACGGACCAGTCGTTCGTGAACCCGTACCTCGCTGTCGTCTGGAGCCCGCGCAGGAACGTCGAGGTTCGGCTCGGGTACGGCGTCAACCCGACGGGTTACGCCGACTCGCCCGTCGA harbors:
- a CDS encoding isoamylase early set domain-containing protein, which produces MTGRTLPPLLAAALLLAAQASPAAVNAVEGGIEFSYADPYAASVSLAGIFNNWSTNATPLSLGGDGVWRVVVPLGAGKHEYKFVVNGTQWVADPDNPRVVGAYGNSEVEVTADGGVSAAGAASAISNTPLSARVNLSGWYRGSYDTQSDTPSDPRWRLDRPAHELYLKVIPTVTPQVKGEATLRFDTAVGDIKKVSADFYSGHATLEGGPFTVVGFYNEERVQFDDPLELVGHINLPGTIAEEHIPFGRGAQGVTVTADVGPTALTAVYANRYDYDVWNKPTIFDNTDTDLLAARLTSRPLGAFRLGATYASHRDGWWMSWQGGNEDPFLDAYIDSTGSASDWFEYARTEQWIAGDASWKGMSDMLELAAAYGRYSYAGRWDMGNRESVQGDDLGNGAIDVPTGDMKGSYLKGIASANLAELVRARLSVERQAVDGMKAGEEYIAYGAPAWAGSPVRQLTEVRYAGSPLVVGVYGPAPERDDTFVETDVNVTLGIFGLGLEFDRSSYAWEYPESLATIGGRGWEGTANRFALLGRADVMADDLWFELAYQSLTHDFDDGLWMPYDTGELIGRAGFTFRPDWSVVTDLRRVTYRDVPSGEGTTDQSFVNPYLAVVWSPRRNVEVRLGYGVNPTGYADSPVEGRGNGRERWRSQYLWDHSGADEVGAERALEDARVIGLMAVIAF